From a region of the bacterium BMS3Abin08 genome:
- the mtaB gene encoding threonylcarbamoyladenosine tRNA methylthiotransferase MtaB yields MKITVLTLGCKTNLAESDSLKTEALDAGHRLVDLGESPEVCIINTCTVTGKSDYQSRQLMRRALRAGARVIVTGCYPEVAAQEITAISSDIEIVKNSKKLNIINKLLPKNNNNTLSSRLPTPNTGSAIGRSRPIVKIQDGCNYSCTYCSIHLARGRSVSRPVRDVVSDLRKLEGLGYAEAVLAGIHIGAYGLDLKPKVNISSLVANILNNTEKIRIRLSSIGVNEIDDALIELLQDSRVCPHLHIPLQSGDDGILRLMKRPYDSGLFRERIEYILGRFENISVGTDVIVGFPGESEEGFQSTVKLLEDLPMSYLHIFPYSPRPGTAASKMQMYVHGDVKGRRLRLLRGLDAEKRAVYKKRQIGRLLNAVYETPAESGLQKGKSENYLNLYFEKHDVLPGRAVKVRIRDTFKDGLLGSAIEN; encoded by the coding sequence ATGAAGATCACGGTTTTAACCCTCGGTTGCAAGACAAACCTCGCAGAGAGTGACTCCCTGAAGACAGAGGCCCTCGATGCCGGGCACCGGCTCGTCGACCTCGGGGAATCCCCTGAGGTCTGCATAATAAATACGTGCACCGTGACCGGCAAGAGTGACTATCAGTCACGACAGCTTATGCGGAGGGCACTGAGGGCGGGTGCCCGGGTGATTGTAACAGGGTGCTACCCCGAGGTTGCCGCCCAAGAGATAACGGCGATTTCATCGGATATAGAGATAGTAAAAAATAGCAAAAAACTTAATATAATCAATAAGTTATTGCCCAAAAATAACAATAATACTTTAAGTTCACGGTTGCCCACGCCAAATACCGGCTCTGCCATAGGCCGTTCAAGGCCCATCGTGAAGATCCAGGACGGCTGTAACTATTCCTGTACATACTGCAGCATCCACCTTGCACGCGGAAGGTCAGTGAGCCGTCCGGTAAGGGATGTGGTGTCTGATCTCAGGAAACTCGAAGGTCTCGGCTACGCTGAAGCTGTCCTTGCGGGTATACATATAGGGGCTTACGGCCTTGATCTTAAACCTAAGGTAAATATTTCATCATTAGTAGCTAATATCCTGAATAATACGGAAAAAATCAGGATTAGATTGAGTTCTATCGGGGTCAACGAAATAGACGACGCATTGATTGAACTCCTGCAGGACAGCAGGGTATGCCCGCATCTTCATATCCCGTTACAGAGCGGTGATGACGGGATTCTCCGGTTGATGAAAAGGCCTTATGATTCGGGCCTCTTCAGGGAAAGGATAGAGTATATCCTGGGCCGCTTCGAGAACATATCGGTGGGTACGGATGTCATAGTCGGGTTTCCCGGGGAATCCGAAGAGGGGTTTCAGTCAACGGTGAAGCTGCTCGAGGACCTGCCCATGTCCTATCTCCATATATTTCCATATTCACCGAGGCCCGGTACTGCCGCCTCTAAAATGCAGATGTACGTACATGGTGATGTAAAGGGAAGGCGCCTCAGGCTCTTAAGAGGGCTTGATGCTGAAAAGCGGGCTGTATACAAAAAAAGACAGATCGGGAGACTGCTGAATGCCGTTTATGAAACACCGGCTGAAAGCGGCTTACAGAAAGGAAAGTCCGAGAACTACCTCAATTTATACTTCGAAAAACATGACGTTCTGCCTGGAAGGGCCGTGAAGGTCAGGATACGTGATACGTTCAAGGACGGCCTGCTTGGAAGCGCTATTGAAAATTAA